Within Candidatus Cloacimonadota bacterium, the genomic segment CTTGCAATTATGCTAAATAATGCTGGCGGGGCCTGGGATAATGCAAAGAAATATATTGAAACTGGAAATTATGGGGGAAAAGGCTCTGATGCTCACAAAGCAAGTATTGTTGGCGATACTGTTGGAGACCCTTGCAAAGACACCTCTGGACCATCACTCAATATTCTTATAAAATTGATGAGTATGGTAAGTATCGTTGTGGCAGGACTTACGGTTGCGTATTCACCTTATATTCAAAAATTCCTGGGGATTTTTTAAAAAAATTACTTGACAAATTTCGGCATAGATATTCTTTTTGTTTATGCCTTTTTTATTTAACTATTAGGAATAATTATGAGACACAAAATATATACAAGAAACGATATCACTATTTCTATGTTAAATTTAAGGTAAAATATAAATTGGGGGACAAAATGAAACATATAGCTTTTACTTTAATATTTACTTTGATTTTATTTTCACAACTCGTTGGGAATCCCGTTATACCTATTTTAATAAGTGAAATATATTTTGAAGAAGATGAATGGACAATTGAATTATCAGATTACTATGGTTTTTTTGAAACTTTAGATAATTTATACTTTGCGACATCATCTGATACTGCCCAGTTCAAAAGTGGAATTTTTCTATATGAGAATATCCCAATCATAGTGAATCAAGATAGCATGCTAACATTTTTGAGCATTAATAAAAATGGAGATTTTCTTCAGGTTGGAGAAGAATACGATGGTGAATGGTTCGATGTATGCTTGCCGGTTTATTTTGGCGATTATCCTGATTCTTGGGTAAATGCTCCCTATGAAGGTCAGTCGCTTGCAAGAGTAATTTTTGAAATCTATAATCCTCCTTGGTCTGATATCTATTTCTATTTGGTTAAAGATAATATTCCATCTTTGGGTTATAATCCATATCAAGCAAATACCGTAGGAGCCTTCTCTGGTTATGTATTTGATCAACAACAAAATCCGATTTCAAATGCACAAATCCATTATTTTTATTGTTGTGATGATATTTATACAAACCAAAATGGATATTTTGAAAATAATTATATGTATGGAATAAATTATAATGTAACAATTTATGTAGATGATATTGCTATGATGGACACCTTAATTACCATTGAACCAGATTCCACAACCTATTGTGAATTCTATATTGATATCTATTCAGTTGATAAAGAACAATTACAAAGGAGCAAAATCATCTTAAGTAACTACCCGAATCCATTCATTAAATCAACAACAATTTCTTTTTCAGCCACCAGTCTTCTCCGCCAGCTGGCGGATACGCCCGGGCAGGCTAAGATAAATATTTATAATATCAAAGGGCAATTAGTAAAACAATTGTCAATAGACAATCGTCAATCGTCAATTGAATGGGATGGAAAAAACGAAAGTGATGTTTTGCAACCTCCCGGATTCTATTTCTATTCATTAGAAATTGATGGCAAAAAAGTTAAAACTAATAAAATGATTATGGTTAGATAAAACCAACCTTTAACTTTTATCATTTAATGACGGGGTGATAAAATGAAACATAAAACCTTTGCTTTATTATTTATTCTACTTTTATTTTCAGAACTTAATGGAAATGTTGTTTTTCCAGGTGCCTATATTGAAGAAATCTACTTTGATGGTGATTATTGGACTATTGAACTATTAAATATCTTTGTACAAGAAGAAACACTTGATAATTGTAAGATAGCTTCTTCTTCTGACACATCTCTATTTAATCCCGGAATTTACTTTCCCTTATTTGGGTATACTCTCATCACTCAAGATAGTTTGCAATCTCAGCTTAACATTAATAAAAACGGAGATATGATTGCTACTTATTATCCGTATAATGACCTTGTGGACAGACGATATTTTGGAGATTATATAAATTCAATCATTAATTCACCATTTAGTGGACAATCACTTGCCAGAATAACAATATCTGATACTGCTACTGGAATGTCTGGAAAAGTTTTAACAAAGGACAATAGTCCTACTTTGGGGATACCAAACGATACAACTGGAACCCAGGGAACCTTTTGTGGATATGTTTTCGATAATCAAAATAATCCAATTATAGGTACTGAAATCCAGTTCTATAGACAATACAATGTTCAAAATCTTTTCCCTATTATTAATACTAACAGCTATGGCTATTTTTCGCAACGAATGTTTTCTTTAAATTATGATGTTTTTATACTGGTAGATGGCTCTGTTCTAATGGATACCACCATAACCATTGAACCAGATTCCACAACCTATTGTGAATTCTATATTGATCTAACATCAGTAGATGAAGAAATAAAAAAATATAATCAAATCATATTAAATAATTATCCGAATCCATTCATTGAATCAACAACAATTTCTTTTTCAGCCACCAGTCTTCTCCGCCAGCTGGCGGATACGCCCGGGCAGGCTAAGATAAATATTTATAATATCAAAGGGCAATTAGTAAAACAATTGTCAATAGACAATCGTCAATCGTCAATTGAATGGGATGGGAAAAGCGAGGAAGGTATTTTACAACCACCTGGATTCTATTTCTATTCATTAGAAATTGATGGCAAAAAAGTCAAAACTAATAAAATGATTATGGTTAGATGAAGATTGCTTCTGTTTTCCTTATACTTCTATTTTTCACCATTAATATTTACTGCTATTCTTTAGAATTTATCAGGGAAGACCTCTCCTTTACAATTCAAGATTCATTTTTTTGTGTAGATGGTATTTATTATATCTGCAATGTAACTGACAAAGCTGTAAACAATATTCTATATTACCCATTCCCAACTGATAGTTTGTACGGAGTTGTTGATTCGGTTTTGATATATAATCTAACTGATACTATACCTATAAAATTAATAAAAAGAAAAGAAAATGGGTTCTCTTTCAAGATAAGCCTTGAACCTTTCCGAGTTGCTAAATACAAGATTTTTTACAGACAAAAGCTTTACGGAAATAAAGCAGAATACATATTAACAACCACAAAATATTGGGGGAAACCATTACAAACAGCTAATTTCCAACTTGAAATTCCAAAAAATATTAAAATTGATTCGCTCTCTTATAAACCCGATTCATGTTATGTTAACCAAAATAAAAAATATTATTTCTGGCAGAAGAATAATTTTATGCCTAACAAAAATTTTATCATATTATTTGACAAAAAAATTATTAACTCAGTAAATACCAAATAAGTAATTAATAACTTGGAGGAAAGAAAAATGGCAGAAAAAGAAGCAAAAGTCTTCAAATTCAAAGACATCTTTAAAGCTTGGAATCACAGTTGGAGATTCCATCGTTTGTTCATATCTGCATTAGCTTTAATCATCTCTGCACTTATAGGATACTTTCTTATTAGACCACCATTTTGCAAACCTATTGTAATTCCCGAGGCTTCAGGTGCTATTATTTCATTCTTGTCATTCAGAAATATACTTGCTGTTGTTCTAATCTCGTTCATATTTTTCATAGCCAAAATGTGCATTGCATATTCAATCCGTAGAGAAGCAGTAGACGATGAGATATTTGTCGGATGGAATGATGTTGGAAAATTCTTAGGCAAACATATCAAAACATTTGTGTTTTTCATTATTGGCTGGATAGTTATTTTCGTACTAATTGCTCTTGGTCAGCTGTTCTTCTATGCTATTGGTGCCATCCCCTATGTGGGCTCCTTATGGCTTTCAATTATGTATTTAATTCCACTCGCAATATCAATATTCTTAATGCTAACCTTCGTGGTTTTGTTATTTGCAGATACCTATGGTGCAGTTATAATTGGTGTGGAACAGAAATCAGCAATGGACAGCATCATTGACTTATTTCATTTAATCAAAGACCATGGCGTTTATATCGTAGTATGTGAATTTCTCTCTACGATTGTGGGTGCGATTGCTTTTGCATTTGTTCTTGCAATTATGCAAGGTGCGGTTGCTTTTACCAATTTTGGAGCCAAACTAATTATGGGTGGAGAATTCATAAAAATTACTTTGCCAAGATTTTTTGAATTCCTGAATACACTATTCCCGGGACTTGGAATGTATTTTGGTGCAGGTGGATATTACACAATTCCTGGATTTATAATCAGTCTATGCTTGATATTCGTTGGGGGTATAGGCTTTTCATATTTCTTCACTTATATGAGTTCTGCGGAAACCTTTATTTACCTCTCCTCTCAGGATAAATTCTATCCTAAGAAAGAAGAGGAAGTAGCGGAAAAACCTGCTGAAGAAGAAAAAGAGAAAAGGGAAGAAGAGACCAAAGAAGAACCTGAAAAAGTAGAGACTAAGGAGAAAGAGAAAGAAGAATAATAAAATTAGGAAGTTAAAAGAGAAGCGGCCAATAGCAAGAAGGTACATATTCAACAACTTTTTTGGTTAGAGCAATATGAAGAAACCGGAAGAGGAGAAAGTTGCCTTGTAGCCGGATTTACAAATGCTGGGAAACCGATTCATGTGGTTTGTGGAACAAGAGGTGAATTATTAGTTTTCATTACCGTTTATATTCCACGTCTTCCAAAATTTAAGGCGCCTTATGAAAGGAGTAAAGATGGAAAGAGTTTGTAATTTTTGTGGAAATATAAATTTTAGAAGCACACATATTCAGTATATTTACAGACACAATGGACAGTTTTTAATTGTAGATAATGTCCCTTGTGAGGAATGTGAATATTGTGGAGAGCAATACTTTAAAGCTGAAGTACTAAAAAAAATTGAGAGGGATTTTGTAGATATTTATTCTAATAGAAAAAAATTGAAGAAGCAAATTGAGGTCCCGGTAGAGGAGTTTGCTACATTGTAATAGATTGAACTTCAGCTAACTGCATGTTTCTTGCAATTATTTGTTTTAAGTATGTGGGAAAAATCACAAAATTA encodes:
- a CDS encoding type II toxin-antitoxin system MqsA family antitoxin — encoded protein: MERVCNFCGNINFRSTHIQYIYRHNGQFLIVDNVPCEECEYCGEQYFKAEVLKKIERDFVDIYSNRKKLKKQIEVPVEEFATL
- a CDS encoding T9SS type A sorting domain-containing protein, which produces MKHKTFALLFILLLFSELNGNVVFPGAYIEEIYFDGDYWTIELLNIFVQEETLDNCKIASSSDTSLFNPGIYFPLFGYTLITQDSLQSQLNINKNGDMIATYYPYNDLVDRRYFGDYINSIINSPFSGQSLARITISDTATGMSGKVLTKDNSPTLGIPNDTTGTQGTFCGYVFDNQNNPIIGTEIQFYRQYNVQNLFPIINTNSYGYFSQRMFSLNYDVFILVDGSVLMDTTITIEPDSTTYCEFYIDLTSVDEEIKKYNQIILNNYPNPFIESTTISFSATSLLRQLADTPGQAKINIYNIKGQLVKQLSIDNRQSSIEWDGKSEEGILQPPGFYFYSLEIDGKKVKTNKMIMVR
- a CDS encoding FlgD immunoglobulin-like domain containing protein, with the protein product MKHIAFTLIFTLILFSQLVGNPVIPILISEIYFEEDEWTIELSDYYGFFETLDNLYFATSSDTAQFKSGIFLYENIPIIVNQDSMLTFLSINKNGDFLQVGEEYDGEWFDVCLPVYFGDYPDSWVNAPYEGQSLARVIFEIYNPPWSDIYFYLVKDNIPSLGYNPYQANTVGAFSGYVFDQQQNPISNAQIHYFYCCDDIYTNQNGYFENNYMYGINYNVTIYVDDIAMMDTLITIEPDSTTYCEFYIDIYSVDKEQLQRSKIILSNYPNPFIKSTTISFSATSLLRQLADTPGQAKINIYNIKGQLVKQLSIDNRQSSIEWDGKNESDVLQPPGFYFYSLEIDGKKVKTNKMIMVR